From a region of the Mercurialis annua linkage group LG1-X, ddMerAnnu1.2, whole genome shotgun sequence genome:
- the LOC126685349 gene encoding uncharacterized protein LOC126685349, which produces MKLLNLTFLFHFLLLAFSGASADHDSPPGGSTIIFGALGSRDIYSFDIFTLPAPSTTDSLITSSHELQITDAKSFNFNGHFPSPSASASLLSLFPNQTLIQSSPSQQNSTSISVVYATERDGSPAIYFDVLSYDNSLSTDSRSALEFQDRRIQIPLLKGNDVGPSFKDKPSLVGDYLIYVSTHEDPGKPRASWAAVYSTELKTGSTRRLTPNGIADFSPSVSPSGVYTAVASYGERGWNGEVEVLTTDIYVFLTRDGSQRVRVVENGGWPTWVDESTLYFHRRNEADGWISIYRAILPTSGSISTDSVIVERVTPPGIHAFTPATSPGNNKFIAVATRRTGSDYRHIELFDLVKNEFIEFTRLISPKTNHFNPFISPDSGRIGYHRCRSATNGKSSSRFMLENLKSPAPEISLFRIDGWFPSWSPGGDRIALAKFPGLYVVNPDGSDRRQVYPRLAFPTIWDPVRPGIIYSSTGPAFGSPTTEVDIIAVNVDEPDSYRKLTTNRDNNAFPAVSPDGKWIVFRSGISGYRNLYLMDPVEGEKGGLIRLTEGPWDDTMADWSSDGEWIVFCSDRADPGAGSFDLYLIHPNGTGLTRLFTSGPGGRSNHPYFSPDGKSIVFTTDYAGLSAEPISNQHMYQPYGEIYIINVDGSGLKRLTHNSFEDGTPAWGPKHLESADLVWPKYGLGSKCSFKDAGWTWLKKHSLEVESLASSTVQCGA; this is translated from the coding sequence ATGAAACTTCTAAACTTAACTTTCCTTTTCCATTTCCTGCTATTAGCATTTTCCGGTGCTTCGGCAGACCATGACTCGCCGCCGGGAGGTTCCACAATCATCTTCGGTGCACTGGGCAGCAGAGACATTTATTCTTTTGATATCTTCACTCTCCCTGCTCCTTCTACAACCGATTCACTGATTACCTCATCACACGAATTGCAAATTACCGACGCTAAATCTTTCAATTTCAACGGTCATTTTCCCTCTCCGTCGGCATCAGCCTCTCTGCTCTCTCTTTTCCCCAATCAAACCCTAATTCAATCCTCCCCCTCTCAACAGAATTCTACCTCTATCAGCGTCGTTTATGCAACCGAACGCGACGGATCGCCGGCCATCTACTTTGATGTACTTTCTTATGATAACTCTCTGAGCACCGATTCAAGGTCAGCTCTTGAGTTTCAAGATCGACGAATTCAAATTCCGTTGTTGAAGGGGAATGATGTTGGGCCTTCGTTTAAGGATAAGCCGAGTTTGGTTGGTGATTACTTAATTTATGTTTCAACTCATGAAGATCCGGGCAAGCCCAGAGCCAGCTGGGCTGCTGTTTACTCAACCGAATTGAAAACCGGGTCGACTCGGCGTCTCACTCCTAACGGAATTGCTGATTTTAGCCCTTCCGTTTCTCCGTCTGGGGTTTATACAGCTGTTGCATCTTACGGTGAACGAGGGTGGAATGGTGAAGTTGAAGTACTGACTACTGATATCTATGTTTTCTTGACTCGTGACGGCTCACAACGAGTTAGAGTTGTTGAAAACGGAGGTTGGCCCACCTGGGTCGACGAGTCGACGCTTTATTTCCACAGAAGAAATGAAGCAGATGGATGGATAAGCATTTACAGAGCGATTTTACCGACTTCTGGTTCGATTTCAACTGACTCAGTAATCGTTGAAAGAGTGACGCCACCTGGGATTCACGCGTTCACTCCCGCTACTTCTCCAGGTAATAATAAATTCATAGCAGTAGCTACTAGAAGAACCGGTTCAGATTATCGTCACATAGAGCTATTCGACCTTGTCAAAAACGAGTTTATTGAGTTCACTCGGTTGATATCCCCAAAAACCAATCATTTTAACCCGTTTATCTCGCCTGACTCGGGTCGAATTGGGTATCATAGATGTAGAAGTGCCACCAATGGTAAAAGTAGTTCCCGGTTCATGCTAGAGAATCTAAAGAGTCCAGCACCTGAAATTTCGCTCTTTAGAATTGATGGGTGGTTTCCTTCTTGGTCACCGGGTGGTGATCGTATTGCTCTTGCTAAATTTCCGGGTCTTTATGTGGTGAACCCTGACGGTTCTGATAGGCGTCAAGTTTATCCCCGTTTAGCATTTCCCACAATTTGGGACCCGGTTCGACCAGGGATTATATACTCCAGTACCGGGCCTGCTTTTGGTAGTCCCACCACTGAGGTTGATATAATTGCAGTTAATGTTGATGAACCGGATAGTTACAGAAAGCTGACTACTAATCGTGATAATAATGCGTTCCCCGCTGTTTCACCCGACGGGAAATGGATTGTCTTCCGATCTGGTATTTCGGGTTACAGAAACTTGTACTTAATGGACCCTGTCGAAGGCGAGAAAGGCGGACTCATAAGGTTGACAGAAGGTCCGTGGGACGATACAATGGCTGATTGGTCATCAGATGGTGAATGGATCGTGTTTTGTTCGGATCGAGCAGACCCGGGTGCCGGAAGCTTTGATTTGTATTTGATCCATCCAAATGGAACAGGGTTGACACGATTGTTTACAAGCGGACCAGGCGGAAGAAGTAATCACCCGTATTTTAGTCCGGACGGGAAGAGCATTGTGTTTACCACAGACTATGCTGGACTATCAGCAGAACCAATCTCAAACCAACATATGTATCAACCGTATGGAGAGATTTACATCATAAATGTGGATGGTTCTGGTTTAAAACGGTTGACACATAATTCATTTGAAGATGGAACTCCAGCATGGGGTCCTAAACATCTAGAATCAGCAGACTTGGTGTGGCCGAAATATGGACTAGGATCAAAATGTTCGTTTAAGGATGCAGGCTGGACCTGGCTCAAGAAGCATAGCCTTGAGGTTGAATCACTAGCGTCGAGCACCGTTCAGTGCGGTGCATAG
- the LOC126673366 gene encoding uncharacterized protein LOC126673366 — translation MDPPCRCELSIWEETSDSIPEDDDLIRNDNNLYINMRTRFVVLDLEHPQPLTYLADTFRQKLFHSPSYLPSGEPPSQRSQQKTIDRIVRFARSLINQNADNNSNNVITIGVKYGATNEEEEEDDDDDDDQLKKLLSNCS, via the coding sequence ATGGATCCTCCTTGCAGGTGCGAACTCAGTATTTGGGAAGAAACAAGCGATTCAATTCCAGAAGATGATGACCTAATTCGAAACGACAATAACCTCTACATCAACATGAGAACACGCTTTGTCGTTCTTGACCTTGAACATCCCCAACCCCTTACCTATCTCGCCGACACATTCCGCCAAAAGCTCTTTCACAGTCCCTCCTATCTTCCCTCCGGTGAGCCTCCTTCCCAGCGCAGCCAGCAGAAAACCATCGACAGAATCGTTCGTTTCGCCAGAAGTTTAATTAATCAGAACGCCGATAATAACAGCAACAATGTGATTACTATTGGAGTTAAATATGGAGCTACCAATGAAGAGGAGGAAGAGGACGACGATGACGATGATGatcaattgaaaaaattactatCCAACTGCAGTTGA
- the LOC126673372 gene encoding RING-H2 finger protein ATL63-like, which produces MDPLFRYELSIWQDTSDSTPEDNHFIQNDSTLYVNMRTLFAVLDLNHNEPFTFLAETFCEKLFQNSSYLPSGKPASERRKRKTIHRIVHFVKRLISHGTDNNINQNVITIGVKFGVTSSDDESGRLQEFISNCNYTVPGSKAFINGLKKVKNVEEKECCICFEEFEIHGKEIKSLPCTHMFHEDCIVEWLKKSHLCPLCRFHMPVDRFLARRRLFHELASLRSRLVDISVALDVIMLNLLD; this is translated from the coding sequence ATGGATCCTCTTTTCAGGTATGAACTCAGTATTTGGCAAGACACAAGCGATTCAACACCAGAAGACAATCACTTCATTCAAAACGACAGTACCCTTTATGTCAACATGAGAACGCTGTTTGCTGTTCTCGACCTTAACCACAACGAACCCTTCACCTTTCTAGCCGAAACGTTCTGCGAAAAGCTCTTTCAGAATTCCTCTTATCTTCCCTCGGGCAAGCCTGCCTCCGAACGCCGCAAGCGAAAAACCATCCACAGAATCGTTCATTTCGTCAAGCGTTTAATCAGTCATGGCACCGATAATAATATCAACCAGAATGTGATTACTATTGGAGTTAAATTCGGAGTAACGAGTAGTGATGATGAGAGTGGTCGATTACAAGAATTTATATCCAACTGTAATTATACGGTGCCGGGGAGCAAAGCTTTTATTAATGGATTAAAGAAAGTGAAAAATGTTGAAGAAAAAGAATGTTGTATATGTTTTGAAGAATTTGAAATACATGGAAAGGAGATTAAAAGCTTGCCTTGTACGCATATGTTTCATGAAGATTGTATTGTTGAATGGCTTAAGAAGAGTCACTTGTGTCCGTTGTGTCGATTCCATATGCCGGTTGATCGGTTTCTGGCTCGGAGAAGATTATTTCATGAGTTAGCGAGTTTAAGGTCGAGATTAGTGGATATTAGTGTAGCTCTCGACGTGATTATGCTGAACTTGTTGGACTAG